Proteins found in one Chlamydia pneumoniae TW-183 genomic segment:
- a CDS encoding DUF1539 domain-containing protein produces MSNPISLFSPAELIAKYNLIPKTSPIYPRRTELIILEENACQTRLTNVAQVLHPSSLFSMSKKILNPCGCSGGPLCWVILNILAFIITSVLFIILLPVNLIVAGLRLFMPLPPKKIVEDLSEPTTEETNEVIQPFIFALQALLFEDNKLRSFKIVEQSVGKAPLPNPFLNRLVAISPQESQEAMRKIPDLCSQLKKVLKSLGVLTPEWKHMLKYFEGLKNEHDSNPDKKTFPILIKLLIEALTGKSSLPKTPSTKEKMQAALFIASSCKTCKPTWGEVITRSLNRLYSIANEGDNQLLIWVQEFKERELMSIQDGDDAEEYRFAAQQHGERYTEAIEQVLRNESAAKLQWHVINTMKFFHGKNLGLVTEHLQDTLGALTLRQTTVDTHQGREDADLSAALFLNKYLNSGNQLVNSVFKSMQKADPETKALIREFALDILYASLRLPQTSAHTEVFSTLLMDPETYEPNKACIAYLLYVLKIIEL; encoded by the coding sequence ATGTCTAACCCCATCTCTTTGTTTTCCCCTGCAGAGTTAATAGCAAAGTACAATTTAATTCCAAAAACTTCGCCGATTTATCCTCGGAGGACGGAACTTATTATCTTGGAAGAAAATGCGTGTCAAACACGCCTAACCAACGTGGCTCAGGTCCTACATCCTTCTAGCCTATTCAGTATGTCAAAAAAAATACTGAATCCCTGCGGGTGCTCTGGTGGTCCCTTATGTTGGGTGATTCTCAACATCCTAGCATTTATTATTACTTCAGTACTGTTTATCATTCTTTTACCGGTGAATCTCATCGTAGCAGGTCTTCGTCTCTTCATGCCTCTTCCCCCTAAAAAAATCGTAGAGGATTTAAGTGAACCTACTACTGAAGAAACGAATGAGGTCATTCAACCCTTCATTTTCGCTTTGCAAGCGTTGCTTTTTGAGGATAACAAACTTCGCTCTTTTAAAATTGTTGAACAAAGTGTAGGCAAAGCACCCTTACCTAATCCCTTTTTAAATAGACTAGTAGCAATTTCGCCGCAAGAAAGCCAAGAAGCCATGCGGAAGATTCCGGATCTATGCTCACAACTGAAAAAAGTATTAAAGTCTCTAGGCGTGCTAACTCCAGAATGGAAGCACATGCTGAAGTACTTTGAGGGACTGAAAAACGAACATGATAGTAATCCTGATAAAAAGACGTTCCCAATATTGATCAAGCTCCTCATAGAAGCTCTTACTGGAAAGTCCTCTTTACCCAAAACTCCTAGTACAAAGGAAAAAATGCAAGCGGCCTTATTTATTGCAAGTTCTTGCAAGACTTGTAAGCCGACTTGGGGAGAAGTCATAACCAGATCTCTTAACAGACTCTATAGTATAGCTAATGAAGGAGACAATCAGCTTCTGATTTGGGTTCAAGAGTTTAAAGAACGAGAGCTGATGTCCATCCAAGATGGTGATGATGCTGAAGAGTATCGGTTTGCGGCTCAGCAACACGGTGAGCGTTACACAGAGGCAATAGAACAAGTTCTACGAAACGAGTCAGCAGCCAAACTACAATGGCATGTGATCAACACTATGAAATTCTTCCATGGGAAAAATCTCGGTCTAGTTACAGAACACCTACAAGATACTCTCGGCGCCCTAACTTTACGTCAAACTACAGTGGACACACATCAAGGCAGAGAAGACGCTGATTTGTCAGCTGCTCTTTTCCTAAATAAGTATTTAAATTCTGGAAATCAACTTGTTAATAGCGTCTTTAAATCCATGCAAAAAGCAGATCCAGAAACCAAAGCTTTAATCCGTGAGTTTGCTCTAGATATATTATATGCATCCTTACGGCTTCCTCAAACTTCCGCTCATACCGAGGTCTTTTCTACACTCTTAATGGACCCAGAGACCTATGAACCTAATAAAGCTTGTATCGCCTACTTGCTCTATGTATTAAAGATCATCGAACTATAA
- the lpxB gene encoding lipid-A-disaccharide synthase: MIPSGLVYLLYPLGFLASLFFGSAFSIQWWLSKKRKEVYAPRSFWILSSIGATLMIVHGTIQSQFPVTVLHVINLIIYLRNLNITSSRPISFRATLVLMALSVVFVTLPFLYVNMEWMASPNIFHLPLPPAQLSWHLIGCLGLAIFSGRFLIQWFYIESNNTKDFPLLFWKIGLLGGLLALVYFIRIGDPINILCYGCGLFPSIANLRLFYKEQRSTPYLDTHCFLSAGEASGDILGGKLIQSIKSLYPNIRFWGVGGPAMRQEGLQPILNMEEFQVSGFAEVLGSLFRLYRNYRKILKTILKHKPATLIFIDFPDFHLLLIKKLRKHGYRGKIIHYVCPSIWAWRPKRKRILEQHLDMLLLILPFEEGLFKNTSLETVYLGHPLVEEISDYKEQASWKEKFLNSDRPIVAAFPGSRRGDISRNLRIQVQAFLNSSLSQTHQFVVSSSSAKYDEIIEDTLKAEGCQHSQIIPMNFRYELMRSCDCALAKCGTIVLETALNQTPTIVMCRLRPFDTFLAKYIFKILLPAYSLPNIIMNSVIFPEFIGGKKDFHPEEIATALDLLNQHGSKEKQKEDCRKLCKVMTTGQIASEEFLKRIFDTLPAV; encoded by the coding sequence ATGATCCCTTCTGGCCTAGTTTATCTGCTTTATCCCCTAGGATTTCTTGCTAGTCTTTTTTTTGGGAGTGCCTTCTCAATACAGTGGTGGCTGAGTAAAAAGCGCAAAGAGGTCTATGCTCCTCGAAGCTTTTGGATTCTCTCTTCAATAGGAGCCACTTTGATGATTGTCCACGGGACAATTCAAAGCCAATTTCCTGTGACTGTACTTCATGTCATTAACTTAATTATCTACCTCAGAAACCTAAATATTACTTCCTCTCGACCGATTTCCTTTCGAGCGACCTTAGTTCTGATGGCTCTGAGCGTGGTGTTCGTGACTCTGCCTTTCCTCTATGTGAACATGGAATGGATGGCCTCTCCTAATATCTTCCATCTTCCTCTTCCTCCTGCACAACTTTCTTGGCATCTTATAGGCTGTTTAGGGCTTGCTATTTTTTCGGGTCGTTTTTTAATCCAATGGTTCTACATAGAATCGAATAATACTAAAGATTTCCCCTTACTATTTTGGAAAATTGGACTTCTTGGGGGATTGCTGGCGCTGGTGTACTTCATTCGCATCGGAGATCCTATAAACATCCTGTGCTATGGCTGTGGATTATTCCCGTCCATCGCAAATTTACGTCTCTTTTATAAAGAACAACGTTCGACTCCTTATTTGGATACACACTGCTTTCTCTCTGCTGGAGAAGCTAGCGGTGACATTTTGGGGGGTAAGTTAATCCAATCCATAAAGTCTCTCTATCCAAACATACGGTTCTGGGGTGTTGGAGGTCCTGCAATGCGACAAGAAGGTCTCCAGCCCATTCTAAACATGGAGGAGTTTCAAGTTTCAGGATTTGCTGAAGTTCTGGGGTCATTATTTAGATTATATCGAAATTACCGCAAAATCCTAAAAACGATACTCAAACACAAGCCAGCGACTCTTATCTTCATTGATTTCCCCGATTTTCACCTTCTCTTAATTAAAAAGCTGAGAAAACATGGGTATCGAGGAAAAATCATCCATTACGTTTGCCCGAGTATTTGGGCATGGCGCCCCAAAAGAAAACGCATACTAGAGCAACATCTTGATATGCTCCTACTGATCCTTCCTTTTGAAGAAGGCCTTTTCAAAAACACATCTCTTGAGACTGTGTATTTAGGACACCCCCTAGTTGAGGAGATCTCTGACTACAAAGAACAGGCCTCTTGGAAAGAGAAATTCCTTAATTCTGACCGTCCTATTGTTGCTGCGTTTCCTGGAAGTCGTCGTGGTGACATCAGCCGAAATTTACGGATCCAGGTACAAGCTTTTCTAAATTCATCGCTATCTCAAACACATCAATTTGTGGTTTCCTCATCAAGCGCTAAGTACGACGAAATCATTGAAGATACTCTAAAAGCAGAAGGATGTCAGCATAGTCAAATCATCCCCATGAATTTCCGCTATGAGCTCATGAGAAGCTGTGATTGTGCACTAGCAAAATGTGGCACTATAGTCTTAGAAACTGCCTTAAATCAAACACCCACAATAGTCATGTGTCGACTTCGACCTTTTGACACATTCTTAGCAAAATATATTTTTAAAATTCTTTTGCCCGCGTATTCCTTACCAAATATCATTATGAACTCCGTGATTTTTCCAGAGTTCATTGGAGGGAAAAAAGATTTTCATCCAGAAGAAATCGCTACCGCTTTAGATTTGCTAAATCAACATGGCTCTAAAGAAAAACAAAAGGAGGACTGCCGCAAATTATGTAAAGTGATGACGACAGGGCAAATAGCTTCTGAAGAGTTTTTAAAAAGAATTTTTGACACACTTCCCGCTGTATGA
- the pcnB gene encoding polynucleotide adenylyltransferase PcnB translates to MVCENNILSGRGLELLKKKSNITLTPTIYSVSNHNIKLKDFSPHALSVIKTLRKAGYIAYIVGGCIRDLLLNTTPKDFDISTSAKPEEIKAIFKNCILVGKRFRLAHIRFSKQIIEVSTFRSGSTDEDVLITKDNLWGTPEEDVLRRDFTINGLFYDPEHEEIIDYTGGVNDLRNRYLRTIGDPFTRFKQDPVRMLRLLKILSRSPFTVETQTQEALIACRQELIKSSQARVFEELIKMLNSGAAKNFFQLLIENHLLEILFPYMDKAFRLNRALEEQTATYLKALDDKILKKEAEYDRHQLMAIFLFPLVNFNVRYKHQKHPYLSLTSVFDYIKNFLEQFFADSFTSCSKKNFILTALILQMQYRLTPLIPTKKALFFNKKLLHHTRFLEALSLLEIRSIVYPKLDKVYVAWIRHHQTLKCKKDSHSQK, encoded by the coding sequence ATGGTCTGCGAAAACAATATTCTCTCTGGTAGAGGCCTAGAATTGTTAAAAAAAAAATCTAATATCACTTTAACTCCTACGATCTATTCTGTTTCTAACCATAACATCAAACTCAAAGATTTCTCTCCTCACGCCCTGTCAGTGATCAAAACCCTCCGTAAAGCAGGGTATATCGCTTATATTGTTGGGGGTTGCATTAGGGATTTGTTATTAAATACCACGCCGAAGGATTTTGATATCTCCACTTCAGCGAAACCTGAAGAAATTAAAGCTATCTTTAAAAATTGTATTTTGGTCGGTAAGCGTTTCCGTCTTGCCCATATTAGATTCTCTAAGCAGATTATTGAAGTTTCAACATTTCGTTCGGGAAGCACCGATGAAGATGTCTTGATTACTAAAGATAATCTATGGGGGACTCCTGAAGAAGATGTCTTGCGAAGAGATTTTACAATCAATGGATTGTTTTACGATCCCGAGCATGAAGAGATTATAGACTATACTGGTGGCGTTAATGATTTAAGGAACCGTTATTTGCGCACTATCGGCGATCCCTTTACAAGATTCAAGCAAGATCCAGTACGCATGCTGAGACTGTTAAAGATTTTATCACGGTCGCCGTTTACTGTAGAAACGCAAACTCAAGAAGCTTTAATTGCTTGTCGCCAAGAGCTAATTAAAAGTTCTCAGGCACGGGTCTTCGAAGAACTTATCAAAATGTTAAATTCCGGAGCCGCAAAGAACTTTTTCCAACTGCTAATAGAGAACCATCTTCTTGAGATCCTTTTTCCCTATATGGATAAGGCATTCCGCTTAAATCGCGCACTAGAAGAGCAAACAGCCACCTACCTAAAAGCTCTAGATGACAAAATACTAAAAAAAGAGGCAGAGTATGATCGTCATCAGCTGATGGCTATATTCCTTTTTCCTTTAGTGAACTTTAATGTCCGTTATAAGCATCAGAAGCACCCGTATTTGTCTTTGACATCCGTTTTTGATTATATCAAAAATTTCCTAGAACAATTCTTTGCTGACTCGTTCACAAGTTGCTCAAAAAAGAATTTTATCCTGACAGCATTAATTTTACAAATGCAGTACAGACTCACTCCCCTGATCCCTACAAAAAAAGCGCTCTTCTTTAATAAGAAACTTTTACATCACACAAGGTTCTTAGAAGCATTATCTTTATTGGAAATTCGTAGTATAGTGTATCCTAAGCTCGATAAAGTGTATGTTGCTTGGATACGTCATCATCAAACACTTAAGTGTAAAAAGGATTCTCATTCTCAAAAGTAG
- the glmM gene encoding phosphoglucosamine mutase: MQQSVRKLFGTDGVRGRANFEPMTVETTVLLGKAVARVLREGRSGKHRVVVGKDTRLSGYMFENALIAGLNSMGIETLVLGPIPTPGVAFITRAYRADAGIMISASHNPYRDNGIKIFSLEGFKISDVLEQRIETMVSEADFGPLPEDHAVGKNKRVIDAMGRYVEFVKATFPKGRTLKGLKIVLDCAHGASYKVAPSVFEELDAEVICYGCEPTGININEHCGALFPQVIQKAVIEHQAHLGIALDGDGDRIIMVDEKGHIVDGDMILSICAGDLKKRSALPHNRVVATIMTNFGVLKYLEGLGLQVFTSPVGDRHVLHAMLEHEVTLGGEQSGHMIFLDYNTTGDGIVSALQVLRIMIESESMLSDLTAPIVKSPQTLINVAVREKIPLETIPLIERTLRDVQDALGPSGRILLRYSGTENICRVMVEGHKKHQVDCLAKALADVIDAELGTGSRE, from the coding sequence ATGCAACAAAGTGTCAGAAAACTTTTTGGTACAGATGGTGTGCGAGGACGAGCAAATTTTGAACCTATGACAGTGGAAACGACTGTTTTATTAGGGAAAGCTGTAGCTAGAGTACTTCGTGAGGGTAGATCGGGCAAACATCGTGTTGTAGTAGGCAAAGATACTAGGCTATCGGGATATATGTTTGAGAACGCATTGATTGCTGGGCTCAATTCTATGGGGATAGAAACTTTGGTTCTTGGTCCTATCCCTACGCCAGGAGTTGCGTTTATTACACGGGCCTATCGAGCGGACGCAGGGATTATGATTTCTGCTTCACATAATCCTTACAGGGATAATGGAATTAAGATTTTCTCTTTAGAAGGATTTAAAATTTCTGATGTTCTTGAGCAGCGTATTGAAACCATGGTGAGTGAAGCTGACTTTGGTCCATTACCCGAAGATCACGCAGTTGGGAAGAACAAACGTGTGATAGATGCTATGGGACGCTATGTAGAGTTTGTGAAAGCAACATTTCCTAAAGGACGCACTTTAAAGGGGTTAAAGATTGTTCTAGACTGCGCTCACGGAGCTTCTTATAAGGTAGCACCTTCTGTATTTGAAGAGCTGGATGCAGAGGTCATTTGTTATGGTTGCGAACCTACAGGAATCAACATCAATGAACACTGCGGAGCTCTTTTCCCTCAAGTCATTCAAAAAGCTGTAATCGAACATCAAGCACATCTTGGGATTGCGCTAGATGGGGATGGAGATCGGATTATCATGGTGGATGAGAAGGGGCATATTGTCGATGGAGATATGATCCTCAGTATATGTGCTGGTGATCTTAAAAAAAGATCCGCATTACCTCATAACCGTGTTGTTGCCACGATTATGACAAATTTCGGAGTCTTGAAATATTTGGAAGGATTAGGCCTACAGGTATTCACCTCTCCAGTAGGGGACCGTCATGTTTTGCACGCCATGTTAGAACATGAAGTGACCTTGGGAGGTGAACAGAGCGGACATATGATTTTCTTGGACTACAATACCACTGGAGATGGAATTGTCTCAGCGCTACAAGTTTTGCGCATCATGATAGAAAGTGAATCTATGCTCTCAGATTTGACAGCCCCAATTGTAAAAAGTCCCCAAACATTGATCAACGTTGCTGTAAGAGAGAAAATTCCTCTTGAAACCATCCCTTTAATTGAAAGAACCTTGAGAGATGTTCAAGATGCCTTAGGCCCCTCTGGACGCATATTATTAAGATATTCTGGAACCGAAAATATATGCAGAGTTATGGTTGAAGGTCATAAAAAACATCAAGTAGACTGCCTTGCCAAGGCTCTTGCGGATGTTATTGATGCAGAATTAGGTACAGGTAGTAGAGAGTAG
- the glmS gene encoding glutamine--fructose-6-phosphate transaminase (isomerizing), whose amino-acid sequence MCGIFGYLGNQDGVSIVLEGLAKLEYRGYDSAGLAAVVEQELFIRKTVGRVQELSNLFQEREIPTASVIGHTRWATHGVPTEINAHPHVDEGRSCAVVHNGIIENFKELRRELTAQGISFASDTDSEIIVQLFSLYYQESQDLVFSFCQTLAQLRGSVACALIHKDHPHTILCASQESPLILGLGKEETFIASDSRAFFKYTRHSQALASGEFAIVSQGKEPEVYNLELKKIHKDVRQITCSEDASDKSGYGYYMLKEIYDQPEVLEGLIQKHMDEEGHILSEFLSDVPIKSFKEITIVACGSSYHAGYLAKYIIESLVSIPVHIEVASEFRYRRPYIGKDTLGILISQSGETADTLAALKELRRRNIAYLLGICNVPESAIALGVDHCLFLEAGVEIGVATTKAFTSQLLLLVFLGLKLANVHGALTHAEQCSFGQGLQSLPDLCQKLLANESLHSWAQPYSYEDKFLFLGRRLMYPVVMEAALKLKEIAYIEANAYPGGEMKHGPIALISKGTPVIAFCGDDIVYEKMIGNMMEVKARHAHVIAIAPESREDIAAVSDQQIFVPDCHFLAAPVLYTIVGQVMAYAMALAKGMEIDCPRNLAKSVTVE is encoded by the coding sequence ATGTGCGGGATATTTGGATATTTGGGAAACCAAGATGGTGTGTCTATTGTTCTAGAAGGCTTGGCAAAGTTAGAATATCGTGGTTATGATTCCGCAGGTCTTGCTGCTGTAGTTGAACAAGAGCTTTTTATTAGAAAAACTGTAGGTCGTGTTCAAGAGCTTTCAAACTTGTTTCAAGAAAGAGAAATCCCTACGGCATCAGTTATTGGCCATACCCGTTGGGCAACTCATGGAGTGCCTACCGAGATTAATGCTCATCCACATGTGGATGAGGGAAGGTCGTGTGCTGTAGTCCATAATGGAATTATAGAAAATTTCAAAGAGTTGCGACGCGAGCTGACTGCGCAAGGCATTTCATTTGCTTCAGATACCGATTCAGAAATTATTGTTCAGCTGTTTTCTCTATATTATCAAGAGTCCCAAGATCTTGTGTTCAGCTTTTGTCAGACTCTAGCTCAACTCCGAGGTAGCGTAGCCTGCGCTTTGATTCATAAAGATCATCCTCATACGATTCTTTGCGCTTCTCAAGAGAGCCCTTTAATTCTTGGTTTAGGGAAAGAAGAGACGTTTATTGCTTCAGATTCGCGAGCTTTCTTCAAATATACTCGACATTCTCAAGCCTTGGCCTCCGGAGAATTTGCTATAGTTTCTCAAGGGAAAGAACCTGAGGTTTATAATTTGGAGCTTAAGAAAATCCATAAGGATGTACGACAAATCACCTGTAGTGAAGATGCTTCGGATAAAAGTGGCTACGGCTATTATATGCTGAAGGAAATCTATGATCAGCCAGAAGTTTTAGAAGGTCTGATTCAAAAACATATGGATGAAGAAGGACATATTTTATCTGAATTTTTATCAGATGTTCCTATCAAGAGTTTTAAAGAAATCACGATTGTTGCTTGCGGGTCTTCCTATCATGCTGGTTATCTCGCTAAATATATTATAGAGTCCTTAGTTTCAATTCCTGTACATATTGAAGTGGCTTCCGAATTTCGCTATCGACGTCCCTACATAGGTAAAGATACTTTGGGGATTTTGATCAGTCAATCAGGAGAAACAGCTGATACCCTAGCTGCTTTGAAGGAATTACGTCGCAGAAACATTGCTTATCTCCTAGGCATTTGCAATGTCCCGGAATCAGCAATTGCTCTTGGTGTGGATCACTGTCTGTTTTTAGAAGCGGGGGTGGAAATCGGTGTAGCTACGACAAAGGCTTTTACCTCGCAACTCTTGTTGCTTGTGTTTTTGGGTTTGAAATTAGCAAATGTACATGGTGCCTTGACTCACGCAGAACAATGTTCCTTTGGCCAGGGATTACAAAGCTTACCAGATCTCTGTCAAAAACTTCTTGCCAACGAGTCTCTCCATTCTTGGGCGCAGCCTTACTCCTATGAAGATAAGTTTCTTTTTCTAGGCCGTAGGTTGATGTATCCGGTGGTTATGGAGGCTGCCCTCAAACTCAAAGAAATTGCTTATATTGAAGCGAATGCGTATCCTGGTGGAGAAATGAAACATGGGCCCATAGCTTTAATTAGCAAAGGTACCCCTGTTATTGCATTTTGCGGTGATGATATTGTCTATGAAAAGATGATAGGCAACATGATGGAGGTTAAAGCTCGTCATGCTCATGTGATTGCTATTGCTCCTGAATCTCGTGAAGATATCGCTGCAGTTTCTGATCAACAGATCTTTGTCCCAGATTGTCATTTTCTCGCTGCTCCTGTGTTATATACTATAGTTGGTCAAGTGATGGCATATGCTATGGCGTTAGCAAAAGGAATGGAGATTGACTGTCCCAGAAATCTTGCCAAGTCTGTTACTGTAGAGTAA
- a CDS encoding aromatic amino acid transport family protein: MSNKVLGGSLLIAGSAIGAGVLAVPVLTAKGGFFPATFLYIVSWLFSMASGLCLLEVMTWMKESKNPVNMLSMAESILGHVGKISICLVYLFLFYSLLIAYFCEGGNILCRVFNCQNLGISWIRHLGPLGFAILMGPIIMAGTKVIDYCNRFFMFGLTVAFGIFCALGFLKIQPSFLVRSSWLTTINAFPVFFLAFGFQSIIPTLYYYMDKKVGDVKKAILIGTLIPLVLYVLWEVVVLGAVSLPILSQAKIGGYTAVEALKQAHRSWAFYIAGELFGFFALVSSFVGVALGVMDFLADGLKWNKKSHPFSIFFLTFIIPLAWAVCYPEIVLTCLKYAGGFGAAVIIGVFPTLIVWKGRYGKQHHREKQLVPGGKFALFLMFLLIVINVVSIYHEL; encoded by the coding sequence ATGTCAAATAAAGTTCTAGGTGGGTCCTTGCTTATTGCAGGTTCTGCCATCGGTGCTGGTGTTTTAGCAGTTCCTGTATTGACCGCAAAAGGCGGTTTTTTCCCTGCAACTTTTCTCTATATTGTCTCCTGGCTTTTTTCTATGGCCTCAGGCCTTTGCCTTCTTGAAGTCATGACTTGGATGAAAGAATCAAAGAACCCAGTGAACATGCTTTCTATGGCGGAATCTATTTTAGGTCATGTAGGCAAGATTTCTATATGCCTTGTCTACTTGTTTCTCTTTTACTCCCTACTGATTGCCTATTTCTGCGAAGGGGGAAACATCTTATGCCGCGTGTTTAATTGTCAAAATTTAGGAATCTCATGGATTCGTCACCTTGGCCCTCTAGGTTTTGCTATATTGATGGGGCCTATCATTATGGCGGGAACAAAAGTGATTGATTACTGTAATCGTTTCTTTATGTTCGGCTTAACTGTAGCTTTTGGAATTTTCTGTGCCCTTGGATTTTTAAAAATCCAACCTAGCTTTCTGGTGCGTTCCTCATGGTTAACTACAATAAACGCATTTCCTGTGTTTTTCCTTGCTTTTGGATTCCAAAGTATCATTCCTACGTTGTACTACTACATGGACAAAAAAGTTGGAGATGTTAAAAAGGCAATTCTCATAGGAACGTTGATTCCTCTTGTTCTCTATGTCTTATGGGAAGTTGTGGTTTTAGGTGCTGTCTCTCTTCCGATTCTTTCCCAGGCTAAGATAGGTGGATATACTGCTGTAGAAGCTCTCAAGCAGGCCCATCGTTCTTGGGCATTTTATATTGCTGGAGAACTTTTTGGCTTCTTTGCTTTAGTCTCCTCTTTTGTAGGAGTTGCTCTCGGTGTTATGGACTTCCTGGCAGACGGTTTAAAATGGAATAAAAAATCACATCCATTTTCAATTTTCTTTTTAACATTTATTATTCCCCTTGCTTGGGCTGTTTGTTATCCTGAAATTGTTTTGACCTGTCTTAAGTATGCTGGGGGATTCGGGGCCGCCGTGATTATCGGGGTATTCCCAACATTGATTGTGTGGAAAGGGCGTTATGGCAAACAACATCACAGAGAGAAACAGTTAGTTCCAGGAGGAAAGTTTGCTTTATTTTTGATGTTCTTGTTGATAGTAATAAATGTAGTTAGCATTTATCATGAGCTTTAA
- a CDS encoding Bax inhibitor-1/YccA family protein, whose product MGLYDRDYIQDSRVQGTFASRVYGWMTAGLIVTSCVALGLYFSGLYRSLFSFWWVWCFATLGVSFFINSKIQTLSVSAVGGLFLLYSTLEGMFFGTLLPVYAAQYGGGVIWAAFGSAALVFGLAAVYGAFTKSDLTKISKIMTFALIGLLLVTLVFAVVSMFVSMPLIYLLICYLGLVIFVGLTAADAQAIRRISSTIGDNNTLSYKLSLMFALKMYCNVIMVFWYLLQIFSSSGNRD is encoded by the coding sequence ATGGGACTATATGATCGTGACTATATACAAGATTCTCGAGTGCAGGGAACTTTTGCTTCAAGAGTCTATGGGTGGATGACAGCAGGGCTAATCGTAACTTCATGTGTTGCCCTGGGTCTTTATTTTTCTGGATTATACAGAAGTTTATTTTCTTTTTGGTGGGTGTGGTGTTTCGCTACGCTAGGCGTGTCTTTCTTTATCAACTCTAAAATCCAGACACTATCGGTTTCTGCTGTAGGGGGCCTTTTCCTTCTCTACTCAACATTAGAAGGAATGTTTTTTGGAACCTTACTTCCTGTCTACGCTGCTCAATATGGCGGAGGGGTGATCTGGGCCGCTTTTGGATCAGCAGCCTTGGTATTTGGCTTAGCAGCAGTATACGGAGCGTTTACAAAAAGCGATCTTACTAAAATTAGTAAGATTATGACTTTTGCTTTGATAGGACTTCTGCTAGTGACTCTAGTCTTTGCTGTGGTTTCGATGTTTGTATCTATGCCTTTAATCTACTTATTGATTTGCTATCTAGGGCTCGTCATCTTTGTTGGATTGACAGCTGCTGATGCGCAAGCAATTCGTCGGATTTCTTCTACTATAGGGGATAACAATACCTTGAGTTACAAACTCTCTTTGATGTTTGCTCTTAAGATGTATTGCAATGTCATCATGGTATTTTGGTATCTGCTGCAGATTTTCTCATCTTCAGGAAACCGAGACTAA
- the ftsY gene encoding signal recognition particle-docking protein FtsY, whose protein sequence is MFKFFRNKLQSLFKKNISLDLIEDAESLFYEADFGTELTEELCARLRWTKKADASTIKDLITVLLRESLEGLPSQASQSSQTRPIVSLLLGTNGSGKTTTAAKLAHYYKERSESVMLVATDTFRAAGMDQARLWANELGCGFVSGQPGGDAAAIAFDGIQSAIARGYSRVIIDTSGRLHVHGNLMKELSKIVSVCGKALEGAPHEIFMTVDSTLGNNAIEQVRVFHDVVPLSGLIFTKVDGSAKGGTLFQIAKRLKIPTKFIGYGESLKDLNEFDLDLFLNKLFPEVEKI, encoded by the coding sequence ATGTTCAAATTCTTTAGAAACAAGCTTCAATCTTTATTTAAAAAAAATATATCTTTAGATCTTATAGAAGATGCTGAAAGTTTGTTTTATGAAGCAGATTTTGGTACTGAGCTTACTGAAGAATTGTGTGCACGATTACGTTGGACTAAAAAAGCTGACGCATCTACTATCAAAGATCTGATTACAGTTTTACTTCGCGAGTCTCTAGAAGGTCTTCCTTCTCAAGCTTCACAAAGTTCCCAGACCAGACCGATTGTTTCTTTACTTCTTGGGACCAACGGCTCAGGAAAAACGACAACAGCGGCCAAACTTGCTCATTACTACAAAGAGCGATCTGAAAGCGTCATGCTTGTAGCCACGGATACCTTTCGAGCTGCTGGCATGGACCAGGCACGACTCTGGGCCAACGAACTTGGCTGTGGCTTTGTCTCTGGACAACCCGGGGGGGACGCTGCTGCTATTGCCTTTGATGGGATTCAATCTGCAATCGCCCGGGGGTACTCTAGAGTCATTATTGATACCTCAGGTCGCCTGCATGTACATGGCAATCTTATGAAAGAGCTTTCCAAAATAGTCTCGGTTTGCGGCAAAGCTCTAGAGGGAGCTCCTCATGAAATTTTTATGACTGTGGACTCTACCTTAGGGAATAATGCTATAGAGCAGGTGCGGGTATTTCATGATGTTGTTCCCCTTTCTGGTCTTATCTTCACAAAAGTAGACGGCTCTGCCAAGGGTGGCACCCTATTTCAAATAGCTAAACGACTGAAAATCCCCACAAAGTTTATTGGTTATGGGGAATCTTTAAAGGATCTTAATGAATTCGACTTAGATCTTTTTCTAAACAAATTATTTCCTGAAGTAGAAAAGATCTAA